TGCCTATTTTACGAAAAACCAAAGTGATGTGTCGGTCTATGCCATGGTACCGAAATTGATTTTCTGGGTGTATCATTATCCTTCCAGCAAAAATCCGCAGGGGCTGACTGCCAGAAACGGCACACTCTACTATTATGGCACAGTGGAGCAAAAGAACGGCGCCGGTGTTACGCTGCAGACACCCGAAGGCAGGCAGCTGACGGCGGTCAAGCAAGTCACAACCGCCGCCGGAGTAAACAATATTGTCTCCTTTATTTTTGCCATCGAAAACTATGCGGGGCAAATCGGCGATTATCAGCTGCTGGTTTTCGATGCGGAGGGGAGCTGCCTGACCGTACAGGAAGAGAGCTTAAATCAGGCGAAATTTCAGTTGACGCAGAGTATTGCCGGTGTGACGGATATTGCCAAACAGCGTTATTTTGCGGCGTCGGGTGAAAATGCCGACAAATGGCCGGAAGTGCTGGCTGCCTTTACCGCCGCGATCACAAATTTAAAACAAACTGAGATTGTCAGGCTGGACGAAAGCAAAGCAAAAACAACAACCCAAACAGCCACTGCCGAACTGAATCTGGGCCGCCATCTTACCATTTACACGGCAAAACAATATCAGATTTGGGAACATACGATCAGCTGGAAAATTATGCTGGACGGCAGTTATGCCGGTACGGTGATTTATCAGGAGAATGATTACCGTGATGTCGGCACCTACACAAACCAGAGCAAAGGTGAAATCGTGCGGTATTACAGCAGCGCTGATCTGCAGGCGGTAACGGCTCTCTTTCGCATGTTTACCGAATAAAACAACGCCGCTTGCGCGGCGGCGATTGTCCGGATCTGTTTTGAGCGCGAAAGAGGGGGAAAATAAAAATCAAGCCGCAGCGGAAGAACGGCAGGGAGAATTCAGGTCTGAGTGGAAGTACGTGTGGTTCAATGATCGGATAATTTTTTAAGGAGGCAAAATGCATGGCTTATACAACGGAACAGCATCGGGTGGCCAATCACGAAGGTCAATGGCAGGATAAAATACTGCCGGTGAGACAACAGGCTGAAGTGATCAATCGCTGGCTGAAACTGCGCCTGGACACGGTTTTACCCGCAATCATGCGGCGGGAGCATTTTGATCTGTGGATCGTCGCCTGTCGTGAGTATAACGAAGACCCAACTTTTTTATCCTTAATTCCCGAACCCGGCATGAGTGCCAGACGAATGACGATTCTGATTTTTCAGCTCATGCCGGATCAGACCGTAGAGCGGTTTGTCCTGGCAAAAACGGCAATCGGCGGAGATCTCTATCAACCGGTCTGGAATCAAACCCTGGGCGACCAATGGGCCAACCTGCGGGCGCTGGTGGAAGAGCGGCAGCCACGGCGAATCGGTATCAATGTGGGTCACACCTTTGCTTTCGGCGACGGTCTTTCTCATGCGCTCTATGAAGAGATGATGACCGCTTTGGGTGAAAAGTACGCGGCAAGGTGCTTTGGCGCGGAACGTTTGGCGGTAGGTTGGCTGGAAACCCGTACCGAAGCGGAAATTATCGCTTATGAAGGGATCATGCAAATCGCGCACGGTGTCATTGCGGAGGCATTCTCCAGCCGGATTGTGCATCCCGGTATCACGACAGCAGCCGATCTGCTCTGGTGGATACGGCAGCGCTTCGTTGATCTGGGTTTGAAACCCTGGTTTCAGCCGGATGTGAATATTCAGCGCAGAGGCAGTCCTTCGCTGCCGGCAGACAGTATTATCTTACCCGGGGATTTACTGCACTGTGATGTTGGTTTTGCCTATCTGCGTTTACATACCGATACGCAGCAGAACGCCTATGTGCTGCATCGGCAGGAAACGGATGCGCCGCAAGGCTTAAAGGATGCCCTGCAAGCCGGTAACCGCTTGCAGGATATTGTCCGGGCTGAGATGCAGGTTGGCCGTACGGGGAATCAGGTTTTGCGGTTGAGCCGGGAGAAGGCGATGGCGGAAGGATTATTGCCTTGTGTCTACAATCACCCCATCGGTTATCACGGACATGCCGCCGGGCCGACCATCGGTCTTTATGATCAGCAGGATGGAGTTCCCGGCCGGGGGGACTATGAATTATTCGATTCTACCTGTTATGCCCTGGAATTGAATGTCCGCTTCCCTGTGGCGGAATGGGACAATCAGGAAGTAACCATGGCATTGGAGCAGACGATTTTGCTGAAAGACGGCAAGACATGGTTCCTGGATGGTCGACAGGAAACTCTGCATTTGATTCGATAGAGGGACAAAAATGAGCAAAAAGACAAAAGTAATTCTGGTGTGGCTTCTCGTTGCGGCTATGGTAGTACCAACGATGATTTCTGTCGTTGCATCCTTGCTGCGCTAATCGAAGGAAGGAGTGTCTCAATTGAATAAACCGTTTACAATCAATGATTTAATCAGCATCAAAGGCGTCGGCGCAGCTCAGGTTTCTCCCGATGGCGAGAAAATAGTCTATGTTGTCAGTGAAACACTGGAAAAAGAAAATGGCTATCGTTCCTGCCTCTGGTTAAGAGAAGGCGAGCGGCAGCGTCAATTGACCAACGCTCAAATTCCTGCCGTCAAAGACGGCAATCCCAAATGGTCACCGGATGGCAGTATGATTGCTTTTACCACCAACCGGGAAAAAAATAATCAGATCTGGCTGATTCCGGTCAGCGGCGGCGAAGCAAGAAGCCTGACCAACCTATTTAAAGGGACAGGCGCTTATAACTGGTCGGCGGATGGCAGTAAGATTTA
This DNA window, taken from Negativicutes bacterium, encodes the following:
- a CDS encoding aminopeptidase P family protein, encoding MAYTTEQHRVANHEGQWQDKILPVRQQAEVINRWLKLRLDTVLPAIMRREHFDLWIVACREYNEDPTFLSLIPEPGMSARRMTILIFQLMPDQTVERFVLAKTAIGGDLYQPVWNQTLGDQWANLRALVEERQPRRIGINVGHTFAFGDGLSHALYEEMMTALGEKYAARCFGAERLAVGWLETRTEAEIIAYEGIMQIAHGVIAEAFSSRIVHPGITTAADLLWWIRQRFVDLGLKPWFQPDVNIQRRGSPSLPADSIILPGDLLHCDVGFAYLRLHTDTQQNAYVLHRQETDAPQGLKDALQAGNRLQDIVRAEMQVGRTGNQVLRLSREKAMAEGLLPCVYNHPIGYHGHAAGPTIGLYDQQDGVPGRGDYELFDSTCYALELNVRFPVAEWDNQEVTMALEQTILLKDGKTWFLDGRQETLHLIR